The following proteins are co-located in the Streptococcus anginosus genome:
- the rlmB gene encoding 23S rRNA (guanosine(2251)-2'-O)-methyltransferase RlmB, with amino-acid sequence MENNDIVYGVHAVTEALMANTGNKLYIQDDLRGKNVAKMKDLAAEKKVSISWTSKKTLQEMTDGAVHQGFVLRVSEFAYTDFEAMLKMAEREENPLLLILDGLTDPHNLGSILRTADATNVTGVIVPKHRAVGVTPVVAKTSTGAVEHIPIARVTNLSQTLDKLKHAGFWIFGTDMNGTPSTKWNTAGKLALIIGNEGKGISANIKKQVDEMLTIPMNGHVQSLNASVAAAILMYEVFRNRVG; translated from the coding sequence ATGGAAAATAATGATATTGTCTACGGTGTACATGCTGTGACGGAAGCTCTCATGGCCAATACTGGGAATAAACTCTATATTCAAGATGACCTACGTGGGAAAAATGTTGCTAAGATGAAAGATTTGGCAGCAGAAAAAAAGGTTTCTATTTCTTGGACAAGCAAAAAAACACTGCAAGAAATGACAGACGGTGCCGTTCATCAAGGTTTTGTCTTGCGCGTTTCGGAATTTGCCTATACAGACTTTGAAGCGATGTTAAAAATGGCAGAGCGAGAAGAGAATCCTCTGCTGCTCATTTTAGATGGTCTAACAGATCCACATAATTTGGGCTCGATTCTGCGGACAGCTGACGCGACAAATGTTACAGGCGTCATTGTTCCTAAGCATCGGGCGGTTGGTGTTACGCCGGTCGTCGCAAAGACCTCTACTGGTGCGGTGGAGCATATTCCCATTGCTCGTGTGACCAATCTTAGTCAAACTCTGGATAAACTAAAACATGCAGGTTTTTGGATTTTTGGCACAGATATGAATGGCACCCCTTCGACTAAGTGGAATACGGCAGGTAAACTGGCTCTGATTATCGGCAATGAAGGCAAGGGCATTTCTGCTAATATTAAAAAGCAAGTTGATGAAATGCTTACCATTCCTATGAATGGACATGTGCAGAGCCTTAATGCTAGTGTGGCGGCGGCTATTCTCATGTATGAAGTCTTTAGAAATCGGGTGGGCTAA
- the cysS gene encoding cysteine--tRNA ligase: MIKIYDTMTRSLRKFVPLEEGKVKMYVCGPTVYNYIHVGNARSTVAFDTIRRYFEYRGYEVAYISNFTDVDDKIINRAKEEGITPQEVADKYIAAFREDVTTLGVQPATQHPRVVDYMMDIIDFVQVLVDKGFAYESEGDIYFRVEKSSNYAKLANKTLADLELGASGRTDEETARKENPVDFALWKAAKPGEIFWDSPWGPGRPGWHIECSVMATEILGDTIDIHGGGADLEFPHHTNEIAQSEAKTGKTFANYWMHNGFVNIDDVKMSKSLGNFITVHDALKTIDGQVLRFFFATQHYRKPINFTEKAVHDAEVNLKYLKNTYEQPFTGTVNLTELQVFLDKFTAAMDEDFNAANGITVVFELAKWINSGHYSQEVKTAFAELLQVFGIVFTEEVLDADIEALIEQRQAARAAKDFATADKIRDELAAKGIKLLDTKDGVRWIRD; the protein is encoded by the coding sequence ATGATCAAAATTTATGATACTATGACCCGCAGTCTGCGTAAATTTGTCCCTCTGGAAGAGGGCAAGGTCAAGATGTATGTCTGCGGGCCGACCGTTTATAACTATATCCATGTCGGCAATGCTCGCTCCACCGTTGCTTTTGACACGATTCGGCGCTATTTTGAGTATCGTGGGTATGAGGTGGCTTATATTTCCAATTTCACCGATGTGGATGATAAAATTATCAATCGAGCTAAGGAAGAGGGGATCACACCTCAGGAAGTGGCAGACAAGTACATTGCGGCTTTTCGGGAAGATGTGACGACGCTGGGGGTTCAACCAGCTACCCAGCACCCGCGCGTAGTGGACTACATGATGGACATCATTGATTTTGTGCAGGTCTTGGTGGATAAAGGATTTGCCTATGAGTCAGAGGGGGATATTTACTTTCGGGTTGAAAAGTCCTCTAATTACGCTAAGTTAGCCAATAAAACCCTAGCAGACTTAGAGCTTGGAGCTTCTGGTCGGACAGATGAAGAAACGGCCCGCAAGGAAAATCCAGTTGACTTTGCTCTTTGGAAGGCTGCTAAGCCCGGTGAAATCTTCTGGGATAGCCCTTGGGGACCTGGTCGTCCAGGCTGGCATATCGAATGTTCCGTCATGGCGACAGAAATTCTGGGAGATACGATTGATATTCATGGCGGTGGAGCTGATTTAGAATTTCCGCACCATACTAATGAAATCGCTCAATCAGAAGCTAAAACTGGAAAGACCTTTGCCAACTACTGGATGCATAATGGCTTTGTCAATATTGATGATGTCAAAATGTCTAAGTCTCTGGGGAACTTCATTACCGTCCACGATGCCCTTAAAACAATTGACGGACAAGTCTTGCGTTTCTTTTTTGCGACTCAGCACTACCGCAAGCCTATCAATTTTACAGAAAAAGCCGTTCACGATGCGGAAGTGAATCTAAAATATCTGAAAAATACTTACGAGCAACCCTTTACGGGAACGGTCAATTTGACAGAATTGCAGGTTTTTCTGGATAAATTTACAGCTGCTATGGACGAAGATTTCAATGCAGCAAATGGCATTACAGTCGTTTTTGAACTGGCTAAGTGGATTAATTCTGGTCATTACAGTCAAGAAGTAAAAACAGCTTTTGCTGAGCTTCTGCAAGTTTTTGGTATTGTCTTTACAGAAGAGGTACTGGATGCGGATATTGAAGCCTTGATTGAGCAGCGCCAAGCTGCGCGTGCTGCCAAGGACTTTGCAACAGCTGATAAAATCCGTGATGAATTGGCAGCTAAAGGGATCAAGCTTTTAGATACCAAAGACGGAGTGAGGTGGATCCGTGATTGA
- a CDS encoding DegV family protein: protein MTFKILTDSTADLPENWTQENDVQVLGLTIQLDGQTYETVGAGKLTSQELLDKMESGSKPTTSQINVGQFEDVFRGYAKEGTPVLYVAFASALSGTYQSAVMAREIVLEDFPDALIRIIDTKAASMGEGLLVMKAAEARAAGQTLEQTADLIESLVPKVKTYFLVDDLNHLMRGGRISKTAALMGSLVNIKPVIAVKGDGRLDSVAKVRGKKKAQTEVVRMTLEDIADPRVVIAYAGADSQEVAQVLKEQLLMSEQINDVLVLPLGPVIATHTGPGTLGLFSIAHENQD, encoded by the coding sequence ATGACCTTTAAAATTTTAACCGATTCAACAGCAGACTTGCCAGAAAACTGGACTCAGGAAAATGATGTGCAGGTCCTAGGCCTGACCATTCAGCTAGATGGCCAAACTTATGAGACAGTTGGTGCAGGCAAGCTGACCAGCCAAGAACTTCTGGATAAGATGGAGTCCGGCAGCAAGCCAACTACCAGCCAGATTAATGTCGGCCAGTTTGAAGATGTCTTTCGCGGCTATGCCAAGGAAGGAACGCCAGTTCTCTATGTAGCCTTTGCTTCGGCACTATCAGGTACTTATCAGAGTGCTGTCATGGCACGGGAGATAGTCTTGGAAGATTTTCCAGATGCACTGATTCGTATCATTGACACCAAGGCGGCTTCTATGGGTGAAGGACTTTTAGTCATGAAGGCGGCAGAAGCTAGAGCGGCTGGCCAGACCTTGGAGCAGACAGCAGACTTGATTGAGAGCTTGGTGCCGAAGGTCAAGACTTATTTTCTGGTTGATGACCTCAATCACCTCATGCGGGGCGGACGAATTTCAAAGACCGCAGCTCTTATGGGAAGTTTAGTCAATATTAAGCCAGTCATTGCAGTCAAGGGAGATGGAAGGCTGGATTCTGTGGCTAAAGTCCGTGGGAAGAAAAAGGCTCAGACTGAGGTGGTGCGCATGACCTTGGAGGATATTGCCGATCCGCGCGTGGTGATTGCTTATGCTGGAGCAGACAGCCAAGAGGTGGCTCAAGTCTTAAAAGAGCAACTTCTTATGTCAGAGCAAATCAATGATGTTTTAGTCTTGCCATTAGGTCCCGTTATTGCCACTCACACGGGTCCTGGAACTTTGGGACTATTCAGTATTGCCCATGAAAATCAAGATTAA
- a CDS encoding TetR/AcrR family transcriptional regulator: MVKGNQQKILDAFYDLAMQNPNEANLSMSDLAKKAGISRQAIYKHHFNSVDDIIESIHESIDKPIYEMFLEYDTLENKDPFLFIADNIFPILYENRKWLKMLYSSSTDPYWTNYLKKIYTKWALENIKPNQSLIDLPDDFIISLLVHYVIANIEVWITQENPLPPQVFKEKFLTLVHSSLDQYISLDKDNHID, encoded by the coding sequence ATGGTAAAAGGTAATCAACAAAAGATTTTGGATGCTTTCTATGACTTAGCAATGCAAAATCCCAATGAAGCCAATCTCTCAATGAGTGACCTTGCCAAAAAAGCTGGTATCTCACGTCAAGCAATTTATAAACATCATTTCAATAGTGTTGACGACATCATTGAATCCATTCATGAGAGTATTGATAAGCCCATTTACGAAATGTTTTTAGAATATGATACTCTCGAAAATAAAGACCCATTTCTTTTCATTGCAGATAACATTTTCCCTATTCTTTATGAAAATCGAAAATGGCTAAAAATGCTGTATTCTAGCTCAACGGATCCTTATTGGACCAATTATTTAAAAAAGATTTACACAAAATGGGCACTTGAAAATATCAAACCGAATCAATCCCTTATTGATTTGCCAGACGATTTTATCATCTCCCTACTGGTTCATTATGTGATTGCCAACATTGAAGTGTGGATAACCCAAGAAAATCCACTCCCACCACAAGTCTTCAAAGAAAAATTTTTAACCCTTGTTCATTCTTCTCTTGACCAATACATCTCACTAGACAAAGATAATCATATAGACTAG
- the cysE gene encoding serine O-acetyltransferase — translation MGWWKETIDIVKENDPAARSSLEVLLTYPGIKALAAHRLSHFLWNHGCKLLARMHSQFWRFWTQIEIHPGAQIASGVFIDHGNGLVIGETAIVEKGVMLYHGVTLGGTGKDCGKRHPTVRQGALISAHAQLIGPIEIGENAKVGAGAVVVADVPSDVTVVGIPAKIVRVHGQKDAPTIKNLEEIREESYYSSKL, via the coding sequence ATGGGTTGGTGGAAAGAGACGATAGATATTGTGAAAGAAAATGATCCGGCAGCCCGCTCCTCACTTGAGGTGCTGTTGACTTATCCTGGGATTAAGGCTTTGGCTGCTCACCGACTTTCTCACTTTCTGTGGAATCATGGATGCAAACTTTTAGCTCGGATGCACAGTCAATTTTGGCGCTTTTGGACTCAGATTGAGATTCATCCGGGGGCACAGATTGCTTCAGGTGTCTTTATTGACCACGGGAATGGTTTAGTGATTGGCGAGACGGCCATTGTAGAAAAAGGAGTGATGCTCTATCATGGTGTCACTCTTGGAGGCACAGGGAAAGATTGTGGGAAACGTCATCCGACAGTTCGTCAAGGTGCGCTTATTTCAGCTCATGCGCAGCTAATTGGTCCGATTGAAATTGGTGAAAATGCCAAAGTCGGAGCGGGTGCGGTTGTGGTAGCAGATGTGCCAAGTGATGTGACTGTTGTTGGGATTCCAGCTAAAATTGTCCGAGTTCACGGGCAAAAAGATGCTCCAACGATTAAGAATTTAGAAGAAATCCGCGAAGAAAGTTATTATTCATCTAAGTTGTAG
- the rpsI gene encoding 30S ribosomal protein S9 produces the protein MSQAQYAGTGRRKNAVARVRLVPGTGKITVNKKDVEEYIPHADLRLVINQPFAVTSTVGQYDVFVNVDGGGYAGQAGAIRHGIARALLQVDPDFRDSLKRAGLLTRDARMVERKKPGLKKARKASQFSKR, from the coding sequence ATGTCACAAGCACAATATGCAGGTACTGGACGTCGTAAAAACGCTGTTGCACGCGTTCGCCTTGTTCCAGGAACTGGTAAAATTACTGTAAACAAAAAAGATGTTGAAGAATACATCCCACATGCTGATCTTCGCCTTGTCATCAACCAACCATTCGCAGTTACTTCAACTGTTGGTCAATACGATGTTTTCGTAAATGTTGATGGTGGTGGCTACGCTGGTCAAGCAGGAGCTATCCGTCACGGTATCGCTCGTGCCCTTCTTCAAGTAGATCCAGACTTCCGCGATTCACTCAAACGCGCTGGTCTTCTTACACGTGATGCCCGTATGGTAGAACGTAAGAAACCAGGTCTTAAGAAAGCTCGTAAAGCATCACAATTCTCAAAACGTTAA
- a CDS encoding Mini-ribonuclease 3: MIDVNLINGIALAFEGDAIYSTYIRRHLIFQGLTKPNQLHREATKYVSARAQANLISQMLEEKILTEKEEDIYKRGRNANSHTKAKNADIVTYRMSTGFEAVLGYLHMTDQIKRLEELIDWCIVRVEGAHHDKN; the protein is encoded by the coding sequence GTGATTGATGTCAATCTTATAAATGGTATTGCCTTGGCTTTTGAAGGCGATGCTATCTACTCAACTTATATCCGTCGTCACTTGATTTTCCAGGGCTTGACAAAACCGAACCAGTTACACAGAGAAGCAACCAAGTATGTGTCGGCTCGTGCGCAAGCTAATCTCATTTCGCAAATGTTGGAAGAAAAAATTCTGACAGAAAAGGAAGAAGACATTTATAAGCGTGGACGCAATGCCAATAGCCATACTAAAGCTAAAAACGCAGATATTGTAACCTATCGTATGTCGACAGGTTTTGAAGCCGTTCTGGGATATTTACACATGACCGATCAAATCAAGCGTTTAGAAGAGCTGATTGATTGGTGTATTGTAAGAGTGGAGGGCGCACATCATGACAAAAACTGA
- a CDS encoding helix-turn-helix domain-containing protein codes for MTKTDLLEWFPQGRLQSNPNAKEGEVAIPISSNQCLLLKRSSLTEREQELISLLLGQDSAFDGGPWYDYLVHNRGKMPQNVQKLQFVHCHLFHYENETIGSWLEMMRTILPNRIADFQLSSQDYIFVLDQMQLVPVKDVLRDTLSAIEYDFSLTLTIQIGQIWPLIFEESYPELFQAENALFVKWWEQVQHSNVHSFSHLFLWGIGQKDFILPILTKKLHQLIESQDQLVDIIAALWENTAVVTKAAQQLYIHRNTLQYHIDKWEELTGLQLKDLTDLTLCYHVILTDLF; via the coding sequence ATGACAAAAACTGATCTTTTAGAATGGTTCCCTCAAGGGAGGCTTCAATCCAATCCAAATGCAAAAGAGGGTGAAGTGGCAATTCCCATTTCAAGTAATCAATGCTTGTTATTAAAAAGAAGCAGTCTGACAGAGCGAGAGCAAGAGCTCATTTCTTTACTGCTTGGGCAAGACTCTGCATTTGATGGTGGACCTTGGTATGATTATTTGGTTCATAACCGTGGCAAAATGCCTCAAAACGTTCAAAAGCTACAGTTCGTCCATTGTCATTTATTCCATTATGAAAATGAAACAATTGGGTCTTGGTTGGAAATGATGCGAACCATACTGCCCAATAGAATAGCAGATTTTCAGCTGTCCTCTCAGGATTACATCTTTGTGCTGGATCAAATGCAATTAGTCCCTGTAAAAGATGTTCTTCGTGATACTTTATCGGCTATCGAATATGATTTTAGCTTAACTCTGACGATTCAAATCGGGCAAATTTGGCCTCTAATTTTTGAAGAAAGTTATCCAGAACTTTTTCAAGCGGAAAATGCTCTTTTTGTCAAATGGTGGGAGCAGGTTCAGCATTCCAATGTGCATTCTTTTTCCCACCTCTTTTTGTGGGGGATTGGTCAAAAGGATTTCATATTGCCAATTTTAACGAAGAAACTTCATCAATTGATTGAAAGTCAGGATCAGCTCGTTGATATTATTGCAGCTTTGTGGGAAAATACGGCGGTTGTGACAAAAGCTGCCCAGCAGTTGTATATTCATCGGAACACTTTACAATATCACATTGATAAATGGGAAGAATTGACGGGTTTACAGCTAAAAGACCTAACAGATTTGACGCTATGTTATCATGTTATTTTAACTGATTTATTCTAA
- the rplM gene encoding 50S ribosomal protein L13 — MNKTTYMAKPGEVERKWYVVDATDVPLGRLSAVVASVLRGKNKPTFTPHTDTGDFVIVINAEKVKLTGKKATDKVYYTHSMYPGGLKSITAGELRSKNAVRLIEKSVKGMLPHNTLGRAQGMKLKVFVGAEHTHAAQQPEVLDISGLI, encoded by the coding sequence ATGAACAAAACAACATACATGGCTAAGCCAGGTGAAGTTGAACGTAAATGGTATGTAGTAGACGCTACTGATGTACCTCTTGGACGCCTTTCTGCTGTTGTAGCAAGCGTACTTCGTGGAAAAAATAAACCAACTTTCACACCTCATACTGATACAGGTGACTTTGTGATTGTTATCAATGCTGAAAAAGTAAAATTAACTGGTAAAAAGGCAACTGATAAAGTTTACTACACTCACTCAATGTACCCAGGTGGATTGAAATCTATTACTGCTGGTGAACTCCGTTCTAAGAACGCTGTTCGTTTGATTGAAAAATCAGTTAAAGGTATGCTTCCACATAATACTCTTGGCCGTGCTCAAGGTATGAAATTGAAAGTATTTGTAGGCGCTGAACACACGCACGCTGCACAACAACCAGAAGTTCTTGATATTTCAGGACTTATCTAA
- a CDS encoding ABC transporter ATP-binding protein gives MVELNLKNIYKKYPNSEHYSVEDFNLNIKDKEFIVFVGPSGCGKSTTLRMIAGLEDITEGECSIDGRVVNDVAPKDRDIAMVFQNYALYPHMTVHDNMAFGLKLRKYSKDDIEKRVNEAAEILGLKEFLDRKPADLSGGQRQRVAMGRAIVRDAKVFLMDEPLSNLDAKLRVSMRAEIAKIHRRIGATTIYVTHDQTEAMTLADRIVIMSATKNPSGTGTIGRIEQIGTPQEVYKNPVNKFVAGFIGSPAMNFINVTLKGDEIVAQDLSLKVPEGALKVLREKGYEGKKLIFGIRPEDINTEAAFLETFPDSVVHAKISVSELLGSESHLYCQIADNEFIAKVDARDYLKAGAGIDLGFDLNKAHFFDPETEKTVY, from the coding sequence ATGGTAGAATTAAATTTAAAAAATATTTACAAAAAATATCCAAACAGCGAACATTACTCTGTAGAAGACTTCAACTTGAATATAAAAGATAAGGAATTCATCGTTTTCGTTGGTCCTTCAGGATGTGGGAAATCTACTACACTTCGTATGATTGCTGGACTTGAAGATATCACGGAAGGTGAATGTTCAATTGATGGCCGCGTGGTCAATGATGTTGCGCCAAAAGATCGTGACATTGCCATGGTTTTCCAAAACTACGCTTTGTATCCACACATGACCGTGCATGACAATATGGCTTTTGGTTTGAAACTTCGTAAATACAGCAAGGATGATATTGAAAAACGTGTAAATGAAGCAGCAGAGATTCTTGGCTTGAAAGAATTTTTAGATCGTAAACCAGCTGACCTTTCAGGTGGTCAACGCCAACGTGTAGCGATGGGACGTGCTATTGTTCGTGATGCAAAAGTATTTCTTATGGATGAACCGCTTTCTAATTTGGATGCGAAATTGCGGGTATCTATGCGGGCAGAAATTGCTAAAATCCACCGTCGTATTGGGGCAACCACTATCTATGTTACCCATGACCAAACAGAAGCAATGACTTTGGCTGATCGTATCGTTATCATGTCTGCAACAAAGAATCCTTCAGGAACGGGGACAATTGGACGTATAGAACAAATCGGTACCCCACAAGAAGTTTACAAAAACCCAGTCAATAAATTTGTTGCAGGCTTTATCGGAAGCCCAGCGATGAACTTCATCAATGTAACTTTGAAAGGTGATGAAATTGTAGCACAAGACCTTTCTCTGAAAGTACCAGAAGGTGCCTTGAAGGTACTTCGTGAAAAAGGCTATGAAGGCAAGAAACTCATTTTTGGTATTCGTCCAGAAGACATCAATACAGAAGCTGCTTTCCTTGAAACCTTCCCAGATTCAGTTGTACATGCTAAAATTTCTGTATCTGAATTACTTGGTTCTGAATCTCATTTGTATTGCCAAATTGCAGATAATGAATTTATTGCCAAAGTAGACGCTCGTGATTACCTCAAAGCTGGAGCAGGTATTGACCTTGGCTTTGACTTGAACAAAGCACACTTCTTTGATCCAGAAACAGAAAAGACAGTTTACTAA
- a CDS encoding glycosyltransferase family 2 protein, producing the protein MISQLIMIITLVSIWLSLVWSLVTLSSGVHFWLKHSDFKVDTSPLESYPMVTIVVPAHNEDVVIAQTTRAILDMNYPHDKVELLLFADNCEDTTYQEMLKVKAMPEYATRDITITDRKGTGGKAGVLNDALKMAKGEYICVYDADAMPEKNALYFLVKKVLEDPERHVASFGRNKTRNANQNFLTRCINQEIVVTQRIQHVGMWHMFKIGRIPGTNFIINTEFVKSIGGWRNGALTEDTDISFKIMQSGKLIALAYNSEAFQQEPETVKSYYMQRKRWAKGNYEVVISNFKHLFDKSNWRVKLEVAYYSCVFFWFNAAIILSDIVLLSNVIAIIVHLFVPSVHIPFTFDSSNIYIAQLMLFNWLLMIMLYLLQINIALASQFGQATSKQIWLALISYFTYSQLFIIVSIDAVTSVTLDKLFHRDGTKWVKTKRFAG; encoded by the coding sequence ATGATTAGTCAGTTGATTATGATTATCACTCTGGTATCCATTTGGTTATCCTTGGTTTGGAGTTTAGTTACTTTGAGTTCAGGTGTTCATTTTTGGCTAAAACATAGCGACTTTAAAGTAGATACTAGTCCTTTAGAGAGCTATCCGATGGTTACAATTGTGGTACCAGCCCATAATGAAGATGTGGTCATTGCGCAAACAACAAGAGCTATTTTGGATATGAATTACCCACATGACAAAGTGGAATTGCTTTTATTTGCGGACAATTGTGAAGATACTACTTATCAAGAAATGTTAAAAGTAAAAGCGATGCCAGAATATGCTACACGAGATATTACCATTACAGACCGGAAAGGGACTGGCGGAAAAGCAGGCGTTTTAAATGATGCTCTGAAAATGGCGAAGGGTGAATATATCTGCGTTTATGATGCAGATGCTATGCCAGAGAAAAATGCTCTTTATTTTCTTGTTAAGAAAGTTCTGGAAGATCCAGAACGCCACGTGGCATCTTTTGGTCGAAACAAGACACGAAATGCGAATCAAAATTTCTTAACACGTTGTATCAATCAAGAGATTGTCGTGACGCAACGAATTCAACATGTTGGTATGTGGCATATGTTTAAAATTGGTCGCATTCCTGGCACAAACTTTATTATCAACACTGAATTTGTAAAAAGCATTGGTGGGTGGCGAAATGGCGCCTTGACAGAAGATACGGATATTTCTTTTAAAATTATGCAAAGTGGGAAATTGATTGCTTTAGCTTATAATTCTGAAGCTTTCCAACAAGAACCAGAGACAGTTAAAAGCTATTATATGCAGCGGAAACGTTGGGCTAAAGGAAATTATGAAGTTGTGATTTCAAATTTCAAGCATTTGTTTGACAAGAGCAATTGGCGCGTGAAATTAGAGGTAGCCTACTATTCCTGTGTTTTCTTCTGGTTTAATGCAGCAATAATTTTATCAGATATTGTCCTTTTGTCAAATGTGATTGCTATTATTGTTCATCTATTTGTTCCAAGTGTTCATATTCCTTTTACATTTGATTCAAGTAATATTTACATTGCGCAATTGATGTTGTTTAATTGGCTTTTGATGATTATGCTGTATCTCTTACAAATCAATATCGCTCTAGCCTCCCAATTTGGTCAAGCGACTTCTAAGCAGATTTGGTTAGCTTTGATTTCTTACTTTACTTATTCGCAGCTATTCATCATTGTTTCAATTGATGCTGTAACTTCTGTGACCTTGGACAAACTCTTCCATCGTGACGGAACCAAGTGGGTTAAAACGAAGCGATTTGCAGGATAG
- the wecB gene encoding non-hydrolyzing UDP-N-acetylglucosamine 2-epimerase, with amino-acid sequence MKKIKVMVVFGTRPEAIKMAPLIFQLKKQSEKFETMTVVTAQHRQMLDQVLQTFNIEPDIDLDIMGKSQTLTDITVKILNQLDKLLKEVKPDIILVHGDTTTTFATSLAAFYNQVRIGHVEAGLRTWEKYSPFPEEMNRQMTDAVTDLYFAPTMQSKENLIKENHDEKNIFVTGNTAIDALKLTVQENYHHDVLEQIPSNHRLILVTMHRRENQGEPMRRVFRTLRQVVEAHDDVEVIYPVHLSPAVQEAAKEILSNHPQIHLIEPLDVVDFHNIAARSYFIMSDSGGVQEEAPSLGKPVLVLRDTTERPEGVTAGTLKLVGTESENIREAMETLLTDETVYHQMSQAGNPYGDGRASERIVEAIAYYFGYAARPKNFVIGE; translated from the coding sequence GTGAAAAAAATAAAGGTAATGGTCGTTTTTGGTACAAGACCTGAAGCTATCAAGATGGCTCCACTTATTTTTCAATTGAAAAAACAATCAGAAAAATTTGAGACCATGACAGTTGTGACTGCCCAACATCGACAAATGTTAGATCAGGTATTGCAAACCTTTAACATTGAACCAGATATTGATTTGGACATCATGGGAAAAAGTCAAACATTAACGGATATTACAGTAAAAATTTTAAACCAACTGGACAAACTTTTAAAAGAAGTGAAACCTGACATCATTTTGGTACATGGAGATACAACGACAACATTTGCAACAAGTTTGGCAGCTTTTTATAATCAAGTTCGAATTGGACATGTGGAAGCTGGTTTGAGGACATGGGAAAAGTATTCTCCATTTCCAGAAGAAATGAATCGTCAAATGACAGATGCTGTAACAGATCTTTATTTTGCTCCAACGATGCAAAGTAAAGAAAATCTCATTAAGGAAAATCATGATGAAAAAAACATATTTGTTACAGGAAATACAGCGATTGACGCTTTAAAATTGACTGTTCAAGAGAATTATCATCATGATGTTTTGGAGCAAATACCATCAAATCATCGGCTGATTCTTGTTACCATGCACCGTCGTGAAAATCAAGGAGAACCAATGCGTCGTGTGTTTAGAACCTTGCGGCAAGTGGTCGAAGCGCATGATGATGTTGAGGTCATTTATCCTGTTCATTTAAGTCCAGCCGTTCAAGAGGCAGCAAAGGAAATTCTTAGCAATCATCCGCAGATTCATCTAATTGAGCCTTTAGATGTTGTGGATTTTCATAATATTGCAGCGAGAAGTTATTTCATTATGTCTGATTCTGGAGGTGTCCAAGAGGAAGCCCCTTCTTTAGGAAAACCGGTGCTGGTATTGCGTGATACGACAGAGAGACCAGAAGGCGTGACTGCTGGGACATTGAAGTTAGTTGGAACAGAAAGTGAGAATATTCGCGAGGCTATGGAGACATTGTTGACAGATGAGACTGTTTATCATCAAATGTCTCAAGCTGGCAATCCGTATGGTGATGGCAGAGCGTCTGAGCGAATTGTAGAGGCGATTGCGTATTACTTTGGTTATGCAGCCAGACCAAAAAATTTTGTGATAGGAGAATAA